From Nocardia sp. XZ_19_385, the proteins below share one genomic window:
- a CDS encoding aminotransferase class IV — translation MANPYPQVYLGDRLVPAEAAHVSVASSAVLYGLSVYTVFPVFVAGSARTAFRLEDHFRRMEESCKIIGIDRFAQEWDFDRFRAAAVELIAANELTEDVFVRATVHVVQSIPGTRVRGCDIQVSMFIYPATPIVPQHGMRLKSSPWRRIPDNAIPSRAKVNGAYVNSVLAKQDAIDSGYDDCIFLDGNGHVCELSAANIFLVRGGTLITPDVSCDILDGINRRTILTLAAEDGIPVQERTVDLTELYIADEVFVTGTSAGCAPVTEVDGRTVGAGKPGPIAQALRKRHADALRTDEVHGWVSSL, via the coding sequence ATGGCGAATCCGTACCCCCAGGTGTATCTCGGTGATCGACTCGTACCCGCCGAGGCGGCCCACGTCAGTGTGGCCTCCTCGGCGGTGCTGTACGGCCTGAGCGTCTACACGGTCTTTCCCGTCTTCGTGGCGGGATCCGCCCGCACCGCATTCCGGCTGGAAGACCACTTCCGCCGGATGGAAGAGTCCTGCAAGATCATCGGGATCGATCGCTTCGCGCAGGAGTGGGATTTCGACCGCTTCCGCGCCGCGGCGGTCGAGCTGATCGCGGCCAACGAACTCACCGAGGACGTCTTCGTCCGCGCCACCGTCCATGTGGTGCAGTCGATTCCGGGCACCCGCGTGCGTGGCTGCGACATTCAGGTCAGCATGTTCATCTACCCGGCTACGCCGATCGTCCCGCAGCACGGCATGCGCCTGAAATCCAGTCCGTGGCGTCGCATTCCGGACAACGCGATCCCGTCGCGCGCCAAAGTCAACGGCGCCTACGTGAATTCGGTCCTGGCCAAACAGGACGCCATCGACAGCGGCTACGACGACTGCATCTTCCTCGACGGCAACGGTCACGTCTGCGAACTCTCCGCCGCCAACATCTTCCTGGTCCGCGGCGGCACCCTCATCACCCCCGACGTCTCCTGCGACATCCTCGACGGCATCAACCGCCGCACCATCCTCACCCTGGCTGCCGAGGACGGTATTCCCGTCCAGGAGCGCACCGTCGATCTCACCGAGCTCTACATCGCCGACGAAGTCTTCGTCACCGGCACCTCCGCCGGCTGCGCGCCCGTCACCGAAGTCGACGGCCGCACCGTCGGCGCCGGCAAGCCGGGCCCCATCGCCCAGGCCCTGCGCAAACGGCACGCCGACGCATTGCGCACCGACGAAGTGCACGGGTGGGTCAGCTCGCTATAG